CGACAAGTTTCAGGGGGATCAACCCCTGATCATGGTACATCGCGACCACGCCATCGTAGTCGCCGCGCGCTGCTTTGCCAAATAGCGTGTCGGCGGGCAAGGGATCGCTGGCCTTGATGCCGGCTGCCCTTGCCAGTTTGACGGCCGGCGCGATGCTGGTCGATTCTTCGTTGCCGAACAGCCCATGTTCACCCGCATGAGGATTCAACGCGGCCACGCCGATTCTCGGGCGTGCGATCCCAAAGTACTTCGTCAATCCGAGATGGGCGAGGCGGATAGCCTTGCCGATCCGTTCCGTCGTTAGCAGCGGGGAGAGCGCATTGATCGCCACATGGGTCGTGGTGAACATAATTTTCAATGGCCCGCCCACGATCATCATCCCGAACTCTTTAGTCTTGGTCAGATCCGCCAACAGTTCCGTGTGCCCCGGGTAATGAAAGCCGGCCATGTTCATCGCTTCTTTGTTGATGGGCGCCGTGACGATCCCGCCCACGCTCCCTGCCTGCGCCAACGCGACGGCTTCCTTGATGAACGCGATAGAGGCCGCGCCGGTCACTGCCGCCGCCACGCCCATTCGGAACTTGGGCAGGGGTGTGTCCAATGGATCGGCCACGGCCACCTGACCAGGCTTGAGCGCGGCCTTGCCGCTTGGATCAAACGTCACGACGTGCAAGGGAAGGTCCAACCATTTGATCGTTCGTTCCATCACCGGGCGTGACCCGATCACGACCGGGCGGCAGAGCCTGGCCAGCGCTTTATCGGCCAACGCCTTGGCGATGACTTCCGGACCGATCCCGGCCGGATCCCCCATCGTGAGACCCAACACCGGGCGCGAAGATCCTGTCGTGAGTTTACGAGCCATGGGTATACAGAAAGAGGGTGTAGCCAAGGTACAGCAGCGCGCTGCCACTCAGCAACCAGGGGCGCCAATGCCCGGACCAGACTGTCTGCAGGAGCGTCAGCCCCATAGCGATGACCGCAAGGACCATCGTCGCCAGCGCCGTGGGTCCCAACGTCCAGGCCGTACCGAACAATCCGACGGATACAGGGATGGTGCCCTGAAACACCATCGCGCCGGTCACATTGCCGACTGCCAGCCGATCCTTTTTCCGATAGAGCCATAGAAAACTATTGGACATCTCGGGCAACTCCGTGGCCAATGGGGCAATCAACAGTGCGAGGATCAGCGGCGACACCTGCATCTCGGCGGAAATGGAATTCGCCGCGGTGACGAACAGGTGCGCGCCACCGACCAATCCGAGCAGGCCGACAATGCCTTGCGCCCCGATCAGCACATAGGACGGCTTGGGCGACCGGCGGGCGAACAGCAACGGTTCAAGCTCTCCCCCCCCCTCTTCGGACTCTTCGTCTTCCTCGGAGAATTTCAGTTTCATGTAATAGACGTACGTCCCCAGCAGCAACAGGGCGACCGCAGCATGAAACAGTCGCGAGGGAACCAC
The sequence above is drawn from the Nitrospira defluvii genome and encodes:
- the pdxA gene encoding 4-hydroxythreonine-4-phosphate dehydrogenase PdxA translates to MARKLTTGSSRPVLGLTMGDPAGIGPEVIAKALADKALARLCRPVVIGSRPVMERTIKWLDLPLHVVTFDPSGKAALKPGQVAVADPLDTPLPKFRMGVAAAVTGAASIAFIKEAVALAQAGSVGGIVTAPINKEAMNMAGFHYPGHTELLADLTKTKEFGMMIVGGPLKIMFTTTHVAINALSPLLTTERIGKAIRLAHLGLTKYFGIARPRIGVAALNPHAGEHGLFGNEESTSIAPAVKLARAAGIKASDPLPADTLFGKAARGDYDGVVAMYHDQGLIPLKLVAFGTCVNLTVGLPIIRTSVDHGTAYDIAGKGVAEHGSLLEAVKVAARLAQSWSPVTHSSR
- a CDS encoding sodium:calcium antiporter, with the protein product MTILFYVGMFVASVVITLAGCHLFTNGIEWLGKRLNISEGAVGSVFAAVGTTLPETSIPIIAIFFGASREQMEVGLGAILGAPFMLSTLVLPILAVLLLLYAKVGKRTATFKLNYREVRVDITFFLISYVLALTCAVVPSRLFHAAVALLLLGTYVYYMKLKFSEEDEESEEGGGELEPLLFARRSPKPSYVLIGAQGIVGLLGLVGGAHLFVTAANSISAEMQVSPLILALLIAPLATELPEMSNSFLWLYRKKDRLAVGNVTGAMVFQGTIPVSVGLFGTAWTLGPTALATMVLAVIAMGLTLLQTVWSGHWRPWLLSGSALLYLGYTLFLYTHGS